From Solanum lycopersicum chromosome 8, SLM_r2.1, the proteins below share one genomic window:
- the LOC138338030 gene encoding secreted RxLR effector protein 161-like: protein MGKEFQMSMMGELTFFLGLQIKQSSNEISIYQEKYIKELLKKFNMFNSKPIDTPMGTNSKLVVEESDPLVNQTMYRGIIGSLLYLTASRPDIVYNVGMCARFQACPRDSHLKDAKRILRYLKKTGDLVLFYPAGDTFDLVGFVDADFAGYQVDRKSTSGMAHFLGSSLISWGTKKYNYVALSTVEAKYVAAAACCSQLLWDQATVGGFWYIFRKDWTSKDMTRTTGE from the exons ATGGGAAAGGAATTTcaaatgagcatgatgggtgaaTTGACATTCTTCCTTGGTTtacaaatcaagcaatcatcaaatgaGATTTCAATCTATCAGGAGAAGTACATCAAGgagctgctgaagaaattcaatatgttcaATTCCAAACCTATTGATACTCCAatgggaacaaattccaagcTTGTCGTAGAGGAATCTGATCCTCTTGTGAATCAAACCATGTATAGGGGAATCATTGGATCTTTGCTTTATCTGACTGCTAGCAGGCCTGATATTGTCTATAATGTTGGAATGTGTGCCAGAtttcaagcatgtcctcgtgaCTCACACTTGAAGGATGCAAAACGTATTCTAAGATATTTGAAGAAAACAGGGGACCTGGTTCTTTTCTATCCAGCAGGTGACACCTTTGACTTAGTTGGCTTTGTAGATGCTGATTTTGctggttatcaagttgacaggaaGAGTACCTCTGGAATGGCTCATTTTCTTGGATCTTCACTAATTTCTTGGGGAACcaagaaatataattatgtgGCTCTTTCAACTGTTGAAGCTAAGTATGTAGCAGCAGCAGCCTGCTGTTCACAGTTGTTATGGGATCAAGCAACAGTTGGAGGATTTTG GTATATTTTCAGGAAGGACTGGACTAGCAAAGACATGACTAGAACAACTGGAGAATGA
- the LOC109120899 gene encoding uncharacterized mitochondrial protein AtMg00860-like: protein MEKCEFAQQEIKLLGHIVSKNQVQIDPKKVQAFVDWQALRNVKDLRLFLGLANYYRKFIVGYSKRAATLTDLLKKDAKWIWIVRYKEAFKNLKEAITSEPILKLPDFELPFEVHTNVSDKAIGGVLVQEGHHVTLRKSKTE, encoded by the coding sequence ATGGAAAAGTGTGAATTCGCTCAACAAGAAATAAAACTTCTGGGGCATATTGTTAGTAAAAACCAAGTTCAAATTGATCCTAAGAAAGTGCAGGCATTTGTTGACTGGCAAGCACTAAGAAATGTTAAGGATTTGCGATTGTTTCTTGGGTTGGCTAACTATTACAGAAAGTTCATTGTGGGTTATTCAAAAAGGGCAGCGACTCTGACTGACTTGTTGAAGAAAGATGCTAAATGGATATGGATTGTACGATATAAAGaagcttttaaaaatttaaaggaaGCTATTACATCTGAACCCATATTAAAGTTGCCTGATTTTGAATTGCCATTTGAAGTACATACTAATGTGTCTGATAAGGCTATTGGAGGCGTGTTAGTACAGGAAGGTCATCATGTGACACTTCGAAAGTCGAAAACTGAATGA